The Toxorhynchites rutilus septentrionalis strain SRP chromosome 3, ASM2978413v1, whole genome shotgun sequence genome includes a region encoding these proteins:
- the LOC129774606 gene encoding fatty acyl-CoA reductase 2-like isoform X1, producing the protein MAPRSNIWTFFVKNPNSSVCKNCGSIVKTSGNTKNLWNHINRHHPQLLQSEKKTTDDSVPDARESNSKVTKKTVAQNHVEEPAGIDLENNHVNLNHTIKESFTRMLSFKEHGGMTIQINEALLYMIARDNLPLRTVERDGFLHFCKIALPLYKPPSRKKLTEMIDSKYKILSGVVRSALSEAEWCSLTADIWTDTGSNQSYLGVTAHYLEGTDMKAVALTACPLDQAHTKVYLARLLKELCFEWGIDLHKVSVIVTDGGANIVAAGKDVFGDARHVICVDHSLSRITTVAIEQSPLFESLLTKIRSIVTFFKKSVNAADELRTLQRKELSSEADILKLIKDEPTRWGSNFAMLERFIKLADKVSLILLRFTSVQMLTGSELAAATEGRNLLQPVAHTITELEAETSSLSGKIIPMLKNLRKVFTKLSKKMPNYKDRIKVVEGNLEKNGLDLSAENQEYLRENVNIILHIAATVKFDEEIIKAISINIRGTREVLEIGRLAKNLESFIYVSTAYSNSYQEHIEERVYPLEISPEKILANMEDEKMKAEVYNYSLKWPNTYTFTKALAEAITQSYRQYFPVAVVRPSCVMPALDEPMSGWCDNIYGTNGTFIGWYYGLIRTSQIDPQVQIDTVPVDYVSNSIIAVGWKTYDTREQEKEMLVYNCISSADNPLTFDERRIQCEKVIEKHPLLTAIYRPITVCTTSDTLFRIYSLFLHYLPAFIMDSALKLRGEKARLVSTYQKLDKVVETVKIFTNTTFFFDNQNMRDLYLHMNSADLRQYPCDNRTYSWRLYFERIVPGLKKHFFKEDLNNVRQARAALRRKELTVNSILAIVFGLIVLQLYYLFF; encoded by the exons CACGAAGTAATATTTGgacatttttcgtcaaaaatcccAACTCGAGTGTATGCAAAAATTGTGGATCAATCGTTAAGACAAGTGGAAACACCAAAAATCTTTGGAACCACATCAACAGACATCATCCTCAGCTGCTtcagtctgaaaaaaaaaccaccgaCGATTCTGTTCCAGATGCACGAGAATCAAACTCAAAGGTTACAAAGAAAACGGTTGCTCAAAATCATGTTGAAGAACCTGCTGGTATTGACCTTGAAAATAATCATGTTAATTTGAATCATACCATTAAGGAATCATTTACGCGGATGTTGAGTTTTAAAG AACATGGAGGAATGACAATTCAAATTAATGAAGCGTTGTTATATATGATTGCCAGAGACAACCTTCCTTTGAGAACAGTTGAACGAGACGGATTTCtacatttttgtaaaatagcGCTTCCACTCTACAAGCCCCCGAGTAGAAAAAAACTCACTGAGATGATTGATTCTAAATACAAAATTCTGAGTGGAGTTGTAAGAAGTGCTCTCTCTGAGGCCGAGTGGTGTTCTTTGACGGCAGATATATGGACAGATACAGGAAGTAATCAAAGCTATCTAGGTGTTACGGCACACTATCTAGAAGGAACTGACATGAAAGCAGTTGCTCTCACCGCCTGCCCCCTCGATCAAGCACACACAAAGGTATATCTTGCGAGATTACTAAAAGAACTTTGTTTTGAATGGGGTATTGATCTACACAAG GTATCCGTCATAGTAACGGATGGGGGCGCCAACATTGTGGCAGCCGGGAAAGACGTCTTTGGAGATGCAAGACATGTTATTTGCGTGGACCACAGCTTGAGTCGTATAACCACTGTAGCCATCGAACAATCACCACTTTTTGAAAGCCTTCTGACAAAAATTCGATCCATcgtaacatttttcaaaaaatctgttaaTGCTGCGGATGAGCTTCGGACCTTACAGCGCAAGGAGCTGAGTTCAGAAGCAGACATATTGAAGCTAATCAAAGATGAGCCAACAAGATGGGGTAGTAATTTTGCAATGCTGGAGCGCTTCATTAAGCTTGCAGACAAAGTCAGTTTGATTCTTTTAAGATTCACTTCCGTGCAAATGCTGACGGGATcagaactagcggcagctactgagggaCGCAATCTACTGCAACCAGTGGCTCATACGATCACTGAACTGGAAGCAGAAACGTCTTCTCTCTCAGGGAAGATAATCCCAATGTTGAAAAATCTAAGAAAG GTGTTCACAAAACTCTCGAAAAAAATGCCCAACTACAAGGATCGTATCAAGGTCGTCGAAGGCAACCTGGAAAAGAATGGGCTAGACTTGTCTGCTGAAAACCAGGAATATCTGCGCGAAAATGTCAACATCATCCTGCACATTGCTGCCACGGTAAAATTTGACGAGGAAATTATCAAAGCTATCAGTATCAACATACGGGGAACGAGAGAGGTGCTGGAAATTGGGAGATTAGCGAAAAACCTTGAG AGTTTTATTTACGTATCGACGGCGTACTCAAACAGCTATCAGGAACACATTGAAGAACGCGTGTACCCGCTGGAAATAAGCCCCGAAAAAATCCTGGCAAACATGGAGGATGAGAAGATGAAGGCAGAAGTTTACAACTACTCACTCAAGTGGCCGAACACGTATACCTTCACCAAGGCGCTGGCAGAAGCTATTACCCAGAGTTATCGGCAGTATTTCCCAGTGGCAGTAGTACGCCCATCCTGCGTAATGCCCGCTCTGGACGAACCCATGTCCGGCTGGTGTGACAACATTTATGGAACCAACGGAACATTCATCGGCTGGTACTATGGTTTAATTCGGACTAGCCAAATCGATCCACAAGTACAAATCGACACGGTGCCGGTGGACTACGTTAGTAACTCAATCATCGCAGTGGGGTGGAAGACCTACGATACGAG AGAACAGGAGAAGGAAATGCTAGTATATAACTGCATAAGCTCTGCAGACAACCCATTGACGTTCG ATGAACGTCGTATCCAGTGCGAAAAAGTTATTGAAAAGCATCCACTGCTGACTGCCATCTACCGACCAATAACCGTGTGTACCACCAGCGATACCCTGTTTCGGATCTACTCATTGTTCCTTCACTACTTGCCTGCGTTCATTATGGACAGCGCACTGAAACTGCGGGGTGAGAAGGCACGCCTAGTTAGCACATACCAAAAACTTGACAAAGTAGTAGAAACGGTCAAGATATTCACCAATACCACATTCTTCTTCGACAACCAGAACATGCGCGACCTGTATCTTCA CATGAACTCCGCTGATCTCCGGCAATATCCTTGTGATAACCGTACGTACAGTTGGCGACTGTACTTTGAGCGTATAGTTCCCGGTCTGAAGAAACATTTCTTCAAAGAAGACCTCAACAACGTACGACAGGCTAGGGCGGCTCTAAGACGGAAGGAGTTGACTGTGAACAGCATATTGGCAATTGTTTTTGGTTTAATAGTGTTACAACTGTATTATCTATTCTTCTGA
- the LOC129774606 gene encoding E3 SUMO-protein ligase ZBED1-like isoform X2, whose amino-acid sequence MAPRSNIWTFFVKNPNSSVCKNCGSIVKTSGNTKNLWNHINRHHPQLLQSEKKTTDDSVPDARESNSKVTKKTVAQNHVEEPAGIDLENNHVNLNHTIKESFTRMLSFKEHGGMTIQINEALLYMIARDNLPLRTVERDGFLHFCKIALPLYKPPSRKKLTEMIDSKYKILSGVVRSALSEAEWCSLTADIWTDTGSNQSYLGVTAHYLEGTDMKAVALTACPLDQAHTKVYLARLLKELCFEWGIDLHKVSVIVTDGGANIVAAGKDVFGDARHVICVDHSLSRITTVAIEQSPLFESLLTKIRSIVTFFKKSVNAADELRTLQRKELSSEADILKLIKDEPTRWGSNFAMLERFIKLADKVSLILLRFTSVQMLTGSELAAATEGRNLLQPVAHTITELEAETSSLSGKIIPMLKNLRKKIDSMCPTTEPVKQLKAMFLVQHERKFKNIESVDTFAIATLLDPRFKTVYLSPSAHAEALQYVSDIVETENIKPSTVPQAISTPLVFEHGSSNLWEYHNEMVRESLDNQESNPSGDITGELRNFLHQKIVTLDSNPLTIWDSIKSEYPTLYPIARKYLSRMVTSVPAERLFSRTGATAMNRFRLNARRMARLAFMGSLSAEFWANTSS is encoded by the exons CACGAAGTAATATTTGgacatttttcgtcaaaaatcccAACTCGAGTGTATGCAAAAATTGTGGATCAATCGTTAAGACAAGTGGAAACACCAAAAATCTTTGGAACCACATCAACAGACATCATCCTCAGCTGCTtcagtctgaaaaaaaaaccaccgaCGATTCTGTTCCAGATGCACGAGAATCAAACTCAAAGGTTACAAAGAAAACGGTTGCTCAAAATCATGTTGAAGAACCTGCTGGTATTGACCTTGAAAATAATCATGTTAATTTGAATCATACCATTAAGGAATCATTTACGCGGATGTTGAGTTTTAAAG AACATGGAGGAATGACAATTCAAATTAATGAAGCGTTGTTATATATGATTGCCAGAGACAACCTTCCTTTGAGAACAGTTGAACGAGACGGATTTCtacatttttgtaaaatagcGCTTCCACTCTACAAGCCCCCGAGTAGAAAAAAACTCACTGAGATGATTGATTCTAAATACAAAATTCTGAGTGGAGTTGTAAGAAGTGCTCTCTCTGAGGCCGAGTGGTGTTCTTTGACGGCAGATATATGGACAGATACAGGAAGTAATCAAAGCTATCTAGGTGTTACGGCACACTATCTAGAAGGAACTGACATGAAAGCAGTTGCTCTCACCGCCTGCCCCCTCGATCAAGCACACACAAAGGTATATCTTGCGAGATTACTAAAAGAACTTTGTTTTGAATGGGGTATTGATCTACACAAG GTATCCGTCATAGTAACGGATGGGGGCGCCAACATTGTGGCAGCCGGGAAAGACGTCTTTGGAGATGCAAGACATGTTATTTGCGTGGACCACAGCTTGAGTCGTATAACCACTGTAGCCATCGAACAATCACCACTTTTTGAAAGCCTTCTGACAAAAATTCGATCCATcgtaacatttttcaaaaaatctgttaaTGCTGCGGATGAGCTTCGGACCTTACAGCGCAAGGAGCTGAGTTCAGAAGCAGACATATTGAAGCTAATCAAAGATGAGCCAACAAGATGGGGTAGTAATTTTGCAATGCTGGAGCGCTTCATTAAGCTTGCAGACAAAGTCAGTTTGATTCTTTTAAGATTCACTTCCGTGCAAATGCTGACGGGATcagaactagcggcagctactgagggaCGCAATCTACTGCAACCAGTGGCTCATACGATCACTGAACTGGAAGCAGAAACGTCTTCTCTCTCAGGGAAGATAATCCCAATGTTGAAAAATCTAAGAAAG AAAATTGATTCAATGTGCCCCACCACAGAACCAGTAAAACAATTGAAGGCGATGTTTCTGGTGCAACATgaacgaaaattcaaaaatattgaatcGGTAGATACATTTGCCATAGCTACTTTACTAGACCCTCGTTTTAAGACGGTCTATTTAAGCCCATCAGCACACGCTGAGGCATTGCAATATGTTTCCGATATAGTTGAGACTGAAAACATAAAACCATCAACGGTTCCACAGGCAATTTCAACGCCATTAGTCTTTGAACATGGATCTAGTAATTTGTGGGAGTACCATAATGAAATG GTACGCGAATCGTTGGATAATCAAGAATCTAATCCCTCTGGAGATATTACCGGAGAACTTCGGAATTTCCTACATCAGAAGATTGTAACACTAGATTCAAATCCTTTGACTATATGGGATTCGATCAAAAGCGAGTATCCTACATTATATCCGATAGCTCGAAAATATCTCAGTCGAATGGTGACATCAGTTCCAGCCGAAAGGTTATTTTCGAGAACTGGTGCTACAGCCATGAATCGGTTTCGACTGAATGCGAGACGTATGGCACGCttggcttttatgggatcgTTATCTGCTGAGTTCTGGGCCAATACCAGCAGTTAA